The following coding sequences lie in one Opisthocomus hoazin isolate bOpiHoa1 chromosome 7, bOpiHoa1.hap1, whole genome shotgun sequence genomic window:
- the POLE2 gene encoding DNA polymerase epsilon subunit 2 isoform X1, which yields MEPERLRGRLGSAFRLRGLLLRADALKYLTEALQSVSEVELDNVIENVIDAVEKQPLSCNMIEQSTVEAAVQECSQASDETIENVFNIIGAFDIPRYIYNSEGKKFLPLSMTNLPAPNLFGTARDKAELFRERYSILQQRTHRHELFTPSAVVVHPDDSRSKFQLKTIETLLGNTAKVGEVIVLGMITQLKEGKFFLEDPTGVVQLDLSKAQFHSGLYTESCFVLAEGWYEDEVFHVNAFGFPPTEPSATTRAFYGNVNFFGGPSSVSVKASAKLKQLEDENEDAMFVFLSDVWLDQAEVLEKLHTMFSGYSSAPPTCFFFCGNFSSAPYGKNQIQSLKGSLKALADIICEYPSIHKSSRFVFVPGPEDPGPGSILPRPPLAENITEEFRQLVPFSVFTTNPCRIQYCTQEIIIFREDLVNKMCRNCVRFPSSNMDIPNHFVKTILSQGHLTPLPLYVSPVYWAYDYSLRVYPVPDMLVIADKYDPFTVTNTDCLCINPGSFPRSGFSFKVFYPSNKTVEDSKLQGL from the exons GGATGCTCTAAAGTATCTCACCGAAGCTCTTCAGTCCGTCAGTGAAGTAGAACTTGACAATGTAATTGAAAATGTCATCGATGCCGTTGAAAAACAGCCTT tgtcatGTAATATGATTGAACAATCCACAGTGGAAGCAGCCGTCCAAGAGTGTAGCCAGGCATCAGATGAAACTAT AGAAAATGTTTTCAACATTATTGGAGCCTTCGATATTCCACGTTATATTTATAACTCAGAAGGAAAGAAGTTTCTACC TCTGTCAATGACCAACTTGCCTGCACCAAATTTGTTTGGAACTGCCAGAGATAAAGCGGAGCTGTTTCGTGAACGCTACTCCATCTTACAGCAG AGGACGCATAGACATGAGTTGTTTACTCCTTCAGCAGTTGTTGTTCATCCTGATGACAGTAGGAGCAAATTCCAG CTTAAAACTATAGAAACTCTACTGGGCAATACAGCTAAAGTGGGAGAAGTGATTGTGCTCGGGATGATAACTCAGCTCAAGGAG GGGAAGTTTTTCCTAGAAGACCCTACAGGAGTTGTCCAGCTAGACCTTAGTAAAGC CCAGTTCCACAGCGGTTTATATACTGAATCATGCTTTGTTTTGGCAGAAG GTTGGTATGAAGATGAAGTTTTTCATGTGAACGCTTTTGGATTTCCGCCTACTGAGCCTTCTGCTACCACTAG AGCCTTCTATGGGAATGTAAACTTCTTTGGAGGGCCTTCTTCAGTTTCAGTAAAGGCTTCTGCAAAACTAAAGCAGCTGGAGGATGAAAATGAAGATGCCATGTTTGTATTTCTTTCGGATGTATGGCTGGACCAAGCAGAGGTACTGGAAAAGCTTCACACAATGTTTTCGG GTTATTCTTCTGCACCTCcaacctgctttttcttttgtggaaATTTTTCATCTGCACCGTATGGAAAAAATCAGATTCAGTCACTGAAAG GTTCTTTGAAGGCTCTGGCAGATATTATATGTGAATATCCCAGCATTCATAAAAG TAGTCGATTTGTGTTTGTTCCTGGCCCTGAAGACCCTGGTCCTGGTTCTATTTTACCAAG ACCTCCCCTGGCTGAAAATATTACTGAGGAATTCAGACAGCTGGTGCCATTTTCAGTTTTCACCACAAATCCTTGCAG GATTCAATATTGCACCCAAGAAATAATTATCTTTCGTGAAGATTTGGTAAACAAAATGTGCAGAAACTGTGTCCGCTTCCCTAGCAGCAACATGGACATTCCCAACCAT TTTGTAAAGACTATATTATCACAAGGACACCTGACGCCGCTTCCGCTGTACGTCAGCCCTGTGTACTGGGCCTACGACTACTCCCTGAGGGTATATCCTGTGCCAGACATGCTCGTCATTGCAGACAAATACGACCCGTTCACTGTCACCAACACTGACTGTCTGTGCATAAATCCC GGTTCATTTCCAAGAAGTGGGTTTTCGTTCAAGGTATTCTACCCCTCCAACAAGACAGTTGAAGACAG CAAGCTGCAGGGTCTCTGA
- the POLE2 gene encoding DNA polymerase epsilon subunit 2 isoform X2, protein MIEQSTVEAAVQECSQASDETIENVFNIIGAFDIPRYIYNSEGKKFLPLSMTNLPAPNLFGTARDKAELFRERYSILQQRTHRHELFTPSAVVVHPDDSRSKFQLKTIETLLGNTAKVGEVIVLGMITQLKEGKFFLEDPTGVVQLDLSKAQFHSGLYTESCFVLAEGWYEDEVFHVNAFGFPPTEPSATTRAFYGNVNFFGGPSSVSVKASAKLKQLEDENEDAMFVFLSDVWLDQAEVLEKLHTMFSGYSSAPPTCFFFCGNFSSAPYGKNQIQSLKGSLKALADIICEYPSIHKSSRFVFVPGPEDPGPGSILPRPPLAENITEEFRQLVPFSVFTTNPCRIQYCTQEIIIFREDLVNKMCRNCVRFPSSNMDIPNHFVKTILSQGHLTPLPLYVSPVYWAYDYSLRVYPVPDMLVIADKYDPFTVTNTDCLCINPGSFPRSGFSFKVFYPSNKTVEDSKLQGL, encoded by the exons ATGATTGAACAATCCACAGTGGAAGCAGCCGTCCAAGAGTGTAGCCAGGCATCAGATGAAACTAT AGAAAATGTTTTCAACATTATTGGAGCCTTCGATATTCCACGTTATATTTATAACTCAGAAGGAAAGAAGTTTCTACC TCTGTCAATGACCAACTTGCCTGCACCAAATTTGTTTGGAACTGCCAGAGATAAAGCGGAGCTGTTTCGTGAACGCTACTCCATCTTACAGCAG AGGACGCATAGACATGAGTTGTTTACTCCTTCAGCAGTTGTTGTTCATCCTGATGACAGTAGGAGCAAATTCCAG CTTAAAACTATAGAAACTCTACTGGGCAATACAGCTAAAGTGGGAGAAGTGATTGTGCTCGGGATGATAACTCAGCTCAAGGAG GGGAAGTTTTTCCTAGAAGACCCTACAGGAGTTGTCCAGCTAGACCTTAGTAAAGC CCAGTTCCACAGCGGTTTATATACTGAATCATGCTTTGTTTTGGCAGAAG GTTGGTATGAAGATGAAGTTTTTCATGTGAACGCTTTTGGATTTCCGCCTACTGAGCCTTCTGCTACCACTAG AGCCTTCTATGGGAATGTAAACTTCTTTGGAGGGCCTTCTTCAGTTTCAGTAAAGGCTTCTGCAAAACTAAAGCAGCTGGAGGATGAAAATGAAGATGCCATGTTTGTATTTCTTTCGGATGTATGGCTGGACCAAGCAGAGGTACTGGAAAAGCTTCACACAATGTTTTCGG GTTATTCTTCTGCACCTCcaacctgctttttcttttgtggaaATTTTTCATCTGCACCGTATGGAAAAAATCAGATTCAGTCACTGAAAG GTTCTTTGAAGGCTCTGGCAGATATTATATGTGAATATCCCAGCATTCATAAAAG TAGTCGATTTGTGTTTGTTCCTGGCCCTGAAGACCCTGGTCCTGGTTCTATTTTACCAAG ACCTCCCCTGGCTGAAAATATTACTGAGGAATTCAGACAGCTGGTGCCATTTTCAGTTTTCACCACAAATCCTTGCAG GATTCAATATTGCACCCAAGAAATAATTATCTTTCGTGAAGATTTGGTAAACAAAATGTGCAGAAACTGTGTCCGCTTCCCTAGCAGCAACATGGACATTCCCAACCAT TTTGTAAAGACTATATTATCACAAGGACACCTGACGCCGCTTCCGCTGTACGTCAGCCCTGTGTACTGGGCCTACGACTACTCCCTGAGGGTATATCCTGTGCCAGACATGCTCGTCATTGCAGACAAATACGACCCGTTCACTGTCACCAACACTGACTGTCTGTGCATAAATCCC GGTTCATTTCCAAGAAGTGGGTTTTCGTTCAAGGTATTCTACCCCTCCAACAAGACAGTTGAAGACAG CAAGCTGCAGGGTCTCTGA